In Chiloscyllium punctatum isolate Juve2018m chromosome 38, sChiPun1.3, whole genome shotgun sequence, a single genomic region encodes these proteins:
- the LOC140463683 gene encoding uncharacterized protein yields MERHDSTCTKEKPWKCVDCGKGFNYPSRLETHRHSHTGERPYTCSKCGKGFTRAFDLLKHERTHTGMRPFICPECGKGFSDSSNLLTHQRVHTGERPFPCSECGKGFSDSSSLCRHQRVHTGEKPFICCECGKGFSQSAHLLRHQRVHTGERPFFCSECGKGFSDSSYLLTHQRFHTGERPFPCSECGKAFSLLSNLRAHQLVHTDERPFKCTHCEKSFKCKREALTHEHIHTGEKPFPCSMCGKQFLCSKSLLRHQRIHIGEKLLPTASWESIYTVSPPSETPASSQVIAGQISVADDVVNKPSIDPAPWRTE; encoded by the coding sequence ATGGAGAGACATGACAGCACCTGCACCAAGGAGAAACCATGGAAATGTGTGgattgtgggaagggattcaacTACCCATCCCGGCTGGAAACTCatcgacacagtcacactggggagaggccgtacACCTGCTctaagtgtgggaagggatttacaCGGGCTTTTGACCTTCTGAAACATGAACGTACTCACACTGGGATGAGGCCGTTCatctgcccagagtgtgggaaaggattcagtgACTCATCCAACCTCCTGACACATcagcgagttcacactggggagagaccattcccctGCTCTgaatgtgggaagggattcagtgattcatccagCCTGTGCAGACACCAGCGAGTTCATACTGGGGAGAAGCCGTTCATctgctgtgagtgtgggaagggattcagtcagtcagcccacctgctgagacaccagcgggttcacactggggagaggccattcttctgctcagagtgcgggaagggattcagtgattcatcctacctgctgacacaccagcgtttccacactggggagaggccattcccctgctcCGAGTGTGGCAaggcattctctctcttatcAAACCTCCGGGCACACCAACTGGTTCATACTGATGAGAGACCTTTCAAGTGTACACATTGTGAGAAGAGCTTTAAATGCAAACGTGAAGCGCTGACACATGAACACATTCATACTGGGGAGAAGCCATTCCCTTGCTCCATGTGTGGGAAACAATTTCTCTGTTCAAAAAGCCTTCTGAGACATCAGCGAATACACATTGGTGAGAAGTTGTTACCCACTGCCTCGTGGGAAAGCATTTACACAGTCAGCCCACCCTCTgagacaccagcgagttcacaagtGATTGCAGGGCAGATATCTGTTGCTGATGATGTTGTTAACAAACCTTCGATTGATCCAGCTCCCTGGAGGACTGAGTGA
- the LOC140463686 gene encoding uncharacterized protein, translating into MERHDSTCTKEKPWKCVDCGKGFNYPSRLETHRHSHTGERPYTCSKCGKGFTRAFDLLKHERTHTGMRPFICPECGKGFSDSSNLLTHQRVHTGERPFPCSECGKGFSDSSSLCRHQRVHTGERPFICCECGKGFSQSAHLLRHQRVHTGERPFFCSECGKGFSDSSYLLTHQRLHTGERPFPCSECGKAFSLLSNLRAHQLVHTDEKPFKCTHCEKSFKCKREALTHEHIHTGEKPFPCSMCGKQFLRSKSLLRHQRIHIGEKLLPTAFWESIYTVSPPSETPTSSHVIAGQISVADIVVNETSIHHSVLQGAGSM; encoded by the coding sequence ATGGAGAGACATGACAGCACCTGCACCAAGGAGAAACCATGGAAATGTGTggactgtgggaagggattcaacTACCCATCCCGGCTGGAAACTCatcgacacagtcacactggggagaggccgtacACCTGCTctaagtgtgggaagggatttacaCGGGCTTTTGACCTTCTGAAACATGAACGTACTCACACTGGGATGAGGCCGTTCatctgcccagagtgtgggaaaggattcagtgACTCATCCAACCTCCTGACACATcagcgagttcacactggggagagaccattcccctGCTCTgaatgtgggaagggattcagtgattcatccagCCTGTGCAGACACCAGCGAGTTcatactggggagaggccattcatttgctgtgagtgtgggaagggattcagtcagtcagcccacctgctgagacaccagcgggttcacactggggagaggccattcttcTGCTCTGAGTGCGgaaagggattcagtgattcatcctacCTGCTGACACACCAACgactccacactggggagaggccattcccctgctcTGAGTGCGGTAAAGCATTCTCTCTCTTATCAAACCTCCGGGCACACCAACTGGTTCATACTGATGAGAAACCTTTCAAGTGTACACATTGTGAGAAGAGCTTTAAATGCAAACGTGAAGCGCTGACACATGAACACATTCATACTGGGGAGAAGCCATTCCCTTGCTCCATGTGTGGGAAACAATTTCTCCGTTCAAAAAGCCTTCTGAGACACCAGCGAATACACATTGGTGAGAAGTTGTTACCCACTGCTTTCTGGGAAAGCATTTACACAGTCAGCCCACCCTCTGAGACACCAACGAGTTCACACGTGATTGCAGGGCAGATATCTGTTGCTGATATTGTTGTTAATGAAACTTCGATTCATCACTCAGTCCTCcagggagctggatcaatgtgA